ACCAAAGAAGAACAAAACCTTTATGACTTAATTGTTAGGAGATTCTTAGCGGCATTTGCTGATCCGGCCATTAGAGAGAGCGTAAAGGTCATTATAAACTCCAATAATCATCACTTTATTCTCAGCGGTTCAAGAACCATAAAAGAAGGTTGGCTTAAAATATATGGAAAATATGTAAAATTTGATGAAATTGTC
This genomic interval from Thermococcus sp. 21S7 contains the following:
- a CDS encoding DNA topoisomerase; the encoded protein is TKEEQNLYDLIVRRFLAAFADPAIRESVKVIINSNNHHFILSGSRTIKEGWLKIYGKYVKFDEIVLPKFVKGETVNVLQIKREKKKTKPPARYSPASIIKKMEDLGIGTKATRAQILETLYSRGYIE